TGGGCCGATGGGGAAAACGTCCTCCGGACGGAGAGCACCCGAACGGACGCGCGAGTGTCGGACCCCCGGCTCATGATGTGTCCATGTTGCTCGCCGAGGTCGTCACCACGTCAACGACGGTGGGCGCCACCCGCTCCCGCCGCGCGAAGACCACCGCGCTCGCGGACTTGCTGCGCGGTGCGCTCGATCCCGTTCTCGCCGGGCTGGTCGTCGCGCTGCTGGTCGGCGTGCCGCGCCAGGGGAAGATCGGCGTCGGCTGGCGGCTGCTGTCCGAGCTGAAGGCCCCGCCCGCGCCGGAGCCGGGCCTTTCACTGTCCGATGTGGACGATTACCTGCAGCGCGTTTCGGAGGTCGCGGGCAAGGGCTCTACCGAGCGCAGGAAGGGACTGCTGACCGAGCTGTTCGCGCGCGCCACCGAAGCCGAGCAGCAGTTCCTGTTCCGGTTGCTCGTCGGCGAGCTGCGCCAGGGCGCTCTGGAGGGCGTCATGGTGGACGCGGTGGCCGCCGCCTACGAGGTGCCGGCCGAAGCCGTGCGGCGAGCTCTGATGCTCAGCGGCGACCTGGCGGCGACGGCGGTGGCGGCCCGCGCAGGCGGTGAGCCGGGGCTGGCCGCGTTCCGGCTGGAGCTGGGCAGGCCGGTGCGGCCGATGCTCGCCTCGCCCGCGGAGTCGCTGGAGGAGGCCGTCGCCGAACTGGGCTCCTCCAGCGTGGAGTACAAGCTCGACGGCGCACGCGTCCAGGTGCACCGCGACGGCGACGAGGTGCACGTCTACACCAGAACCCTGCGGGAGATCACCGCGAGCGTCCCGGAGCTGGTCGACCTGGTGCGGGCGCTGCCGTGCCGGTCGGTGGTCCTCGACGGCGAGACGCTGGCGCTGACCGACGACGGCAGGCCGCGGCCGTTCCAGGAGACGATGAGCCGGTTCGGCGCGGCCGACCCGCGAGAGCTGTTGCTGCGCCCGTACTTCTTCGACGTGCTGCACCTCGACGGGGAGGACCTGCTGGACGCTCCGCTGCGGGAGCGCCTGGCGGCGCTGGAGGAGGTCGCGGGCGAGCACCGCATACCGTCCACAGTGGACCCGACGGCCGAGGAGGCGTCGGCGCTGCTGGACGCCGCGCTCACGGCCGGGCACGAGGGGGTGATGGTCAAGGCGCTGGACTCCGCCTACGCGGCGGGCAGGCGGGGCCGGGCGTGGCAGAAGGTGAAGCCGGTGCACACGCTCGACCTGGTGGTGCTGGCCGCGGAGTGGGGGCACGGCAGGCGGACCGGGTTGCTGTCCAACCTGCACCTCGGCGCGCGCGATCCGGACGGCGGGCCACCGATCATGGTCGGCAAGACCTTCAAGGGGCTGACCGACGAGCTGCTCGCCTGGCAGACGAAGGAGTTCCAGGAACGGGAGGTGCGCAGGGACGCCTACACCGTGCACCTGCGCCCGGAGCTGGTGGTGGAGATCGAGCTGGACGGAGCGCAGGTCAGCCCGCGCTATCCCGGCGGCGTGGCACTCCGCTTCGCGCGGGTGCTCCGGTACCGGCCGGACAAGGACCCCTCCGACGCCGACACCATCGACGCCGTCCGCGCCCTCCTCGTCGGCACGTGACCCGTGACCGCGGGGGTACGGGAAACCCCAGGACGGGATCGGGGGCTTCCCTGATCCCCCGCGAGCCGGGCGAGCGGCAGAGTTGTCCGTGACGGAACCGGCCACCCGCAGGAGGATCACGTGGCACGCAGCAGGGGGGCGATGACCGCGATCGCGGTGGCGCTGGGAGCGCTCGCGCTGGTCGCGTGCGATACGCGGCCGCAGAAGAACGGCGCGGAACCCGCCGCCACGACCACCTTCCAGTTCCCCGGCCAGGACCTGCGCGTGCACGTCCTCGACCGGGGCGACATCTCCATCGAACGCGGCACCGAACGATCCCTCGAAGTCACCCGGCACCGGACGGGCGGGGCGCCCGACCGGGTGAACCGGCTCCTGCTGGAGAACTCCGACCTGTGGCTGGACGACGGCTGCCCGGAGTCCGCGCGGGGCATCTGCGACAACCGCTACGTCCTCAAGGTACCGCCGAAGGTGAACCTGGTGGTGACCGTGGCGACCGGCGACGCCCACGTGGACAACGTCGAGGGCGGGCTGGACCTGAAGGTGGACCGCGGTGACGTGCGGGTCAACCGGGCCGCGGGCGCGCTCAAGATCGCCGCGCGGGACGGGGACGTCTCGTTGAGCGCGCTCAGCGGTGCGCAGGCCGAGGTGAACGCGGAGCACGGCGATGTCTGGGCCGGCTTCTCCGCGCCGCCGACCAAGGTCGACTTCCAGGTGGCGCGCGGCGACGTGCGGGTCGAGCTGCCCGCCGGGCAGGAGCGCTACCGCCTCGACGTGCGCCCCGAGAAGGGCGAACTGCACTCCGGCGTGGACAGCGACGCGGCGAGCGAGCGCTCCGTCCGGGTGGCCGCCGGGGCGGGCGACATCTCCCTGTCGAGGGGGCACGGATGATCCGCCTCGGTGTGCTCGCCCCGCTCGCGGTCCTCGGCGCGGTGCTCGCCGGCTCCGGACTCCTCGGCGCGCCCGCCGCGGACGGCGAGCCCGACCGGCCACCGGTCGAGGTGATCGAGACCGGCTCGGTCCTCCACGCTGACCTGCACGGCCCCGGAACCGGGGTGACTGGCACCATCTTGTCCGAGCGCGTCACGGCGATCAGGGGGACGACATGAGCCTGATGAGCGGCACCACGAGCTACCGCGCGATCGTCGTCCTGGTCTCCTCCGCCGACCGGGCGCACCACCGGCCCGAGTACGAACGGATGGACCTGCTGCTCAACGCCGCCTCGCCGGAGGAGGCCTACGACAAGGCGGAGCTGCACGGCAAGGCCATGGGCACCGTCACCCGCGGCCCGCACGGCCCGGTCTTCTGGTCCCTGCTGCGCGTGCTCGACGTGCGGGAGCTCGGCTCGGCGCCCGCCGACCGGCCGCGGTACGTGGTGCCGTCGGTGCCGTCGCACGCGGCATAGGAGCTTCCTCGCACCGGCGGCGGGGAGCCGGTCACGCGGGTACGCTCACCTGTTCGTGCGCTTCCTCGACGGGCATGAGCCCCGCTACGACCTGACCTACGACGACGTCTTCCTCGTGCCGGGGCGCTCCGGTGTCGAGTCCAGGTTCGACGTCGATCTGTCCACTGTGGACGGCACAGGTGCCACGATCCCCATCGTGGTGGCCAACATGACCGCCGTCGCGGGCCGCAGGATGGCCGAGACGGTGGCCCGCCGCGGCGGGCTGGTGGTGCTGCCGCAGGACGTCGCCCCGGAGGCGGTCGCCGAGATCGTCGGGTGGGTCAAGGCCCGCCACCCGGTCTGGGACACGCCCCTGGTGCTGCACCCGCACGACGCGGTCGCCGACGCGGTGAACCTGCTGCCCAAGCGCGCCCACCACGCGGTGGTCGTGGTCGACGACGCGCACCGCCCGGTCGGGATCGTCACCGAGGAGTCCTGCACCGGGGTGGACCGCTTCACCCGGCTCGGCGAGGTCGCCGACTCCGAACTGGTCACGTTGCCGCTGGAGACCGCACCGCGCGAGGTCTTCGAGGCGCTGCACGGCCGCTCCGGCCAGCTCGCGCTGGCCGTGGACGGCGACGGCAGGCTGGCGGGCGCCCTGACGAGCGTGGGCGCGCTGCGAGCCGAGATCTACCGGCCCGCGCTGGACGGTCTCGGGAGGCTGCGCGTCGCCGCGGCCGTCGGGGTCAACGGCGATGTCGCCGCGAAGGCCCGCGAGCTGCTGGAGGCGGGCGTCGACGCGCTGATCGTGGACACCGCGCACGGCCACCAGGAGAAGATGATCAGCGCGCTGAAGGCCGTGCGCGCCGTCGCCCCGGACGTGCCGGTGGTGGCGGGCAACGTGGTCACGGCGGAGGGCGTGCGCGATCTCGTCGACGCGGGCGCTGACGTGATCAAGGTCGGCGTCGGTCCGGGTGCCATGTGCACGACGCGGATGATGACCGGAGTCGGCCGCCCGCAGTTCTCCGCGGTCGCGGAGTGCTCGGCGCAGGCGCGGCGGCTCGGCAGGCACGTGTGGGCCGACGGCGGTGTCCGGCACCCGCGCGACGTGGCGTTGGCGCTGGCCGCCGGAGCCGCGTCGGTGATGGTCGGCTCCTGGTTCGCCGGCACCTACGAGTCCCCCGGCGACCTGCTGCGCGACGAGGCGGGCCGGGCGTACAAGGAGTCCTTCGGCATGGCGTCCAAGCGGGCCGTCAGCGCCCGGACCCGCAGCGACAACGCCTTCGACCGAGCGCGCAAGGCGTTGTTCGAGGAGGGCATCTCCACCTCGCGGATGCGGCTGGACCCGCACCGGCCCAGCGTCGAGGACCTGCTCGACTCGATCTGCTCCGGCGTGCGCTCGGCCTGCACCTACGCGGGCGCGCACACCTTGGAGGAGTTCCACGAGCGCGCCGTGCTCGGCATGCAGTCCGCCGCGGGCTTCGCCGAAGGACGCCCGCTCCCCTCCGGCTGGTGACCGAGGACCGGCCCACCCAACGGGAAGCGGCCCCCGCCGGGCATGGCGGGGGCCGCTTCCGTTGCCGCGTCAGGAGATGATGTCACCTTCCAGGAGGTCGGTGACCAGGGCCGCGATCGGCGAGCGCTCCGAGCGGGTCAGCGTGACGTGCGCGAAGAGCGGATGCCCCTTCAGCTTCTCGATCACCGCCGCGATGCCGTCGTAGCGGCCGACCCTGAGGTTGTCGCGCTGGGCGACGTCGTGGGTGAGCACCACCCGTGACCCCGCGCCGAGCCGGGACAGCACCGTCAGCAACACGTTGCGCTCCAAGGACTGCGCCTCGTCCACGATCACGAACGAGTCGTGCAGCGACCGTCCGCGGATGTGGGTCAGGGGCAGCACTTCGAGCATCCCGCGGTCCATGACCTCGTCGATGACGTCCTTGCCCGCCAAGGCGCCGAGCGTGTCGAAGACCGCCTGCGCCCACGGCTGCATCTTCTCGGCCTCCGAGCCGGGCAGGTACCCCAGCTCCTGGCCGCCGACCGCGTAGACGGGCCGGAACACCACGACCTTGCGGTGCTGCCGGCGCTCCATCACCGCCTCCAGGCCCGCGCACAGCGCCAGCGCCGACTTGCCGGTTCCGGCCCGCCCGCCGAGCGAGACGATGCCGATGTCCGGGTCCAGCAAGAGGTCCAGCGCGATCCGCTGCTCCGCCGACCGGCCGTGCAGCCCGAACGCCTCCCGGTCCCCGCGCACCAGCCGCACGCGCTTCTCGGGGGTCACCCTGGCCAGCGCGCTGGCCGAACCCGCGAGCAGCCGCAGGCCGGTGTGGCACGGCAGGTCCCGGACGTCGTCGTGGTCGATCACGCTCTCCTTGAAGAGCGCGTCGATGGTCGCCGAGTCCACCTCCAGGTCGGCCATGCCGGTCCAGCCGGACGGCGTCACGTCCTGCGCGCGGTACTCGTCGGCGTCCAGGCCGACCGCACCCGCCTTGACCCGCAACGGCATGTCCTTGGTGACCAGCGTGACGGCGAGGCCCTCCGCCGCCAGGTTCAGCGCGCACGCGAGGATCCTGGCGTCGTTGGAGTCCGTCCGGAACCCCGGCGGCAGCACCGAGGGATCGGAGTGGTTGAGCTCGACGTGCAGGACTCCGCCCTGCTCGCCGACCGGCACCGGGGTGTCCAGCCGGCCGTGCCGCAACCGCAGTTCGTCGAGCAGGCGCAACGCCTCTCTCGCGAACCAGCCCAGTTCGGGGTGGTGTCGCTTCCCCTCCAACTCCCCGACCACGACGAGCGGCAGCACCACGGCGTGCTCGGCAAACCGGGTTATCGCCCAGGGGTCGGACAGGAGCACCGAAGTGTCGATCACGTAGGTGCGCTGGGGGACGGAGCCTTCGCCCTCGTCCTGCTTCGGTGTGGTCCTGGAAGTGT
The window above is part of the Allokutzneria albata genome. Proteins encoded here:
- a CDS encoding ATP-dependent DNA ligase, coding for MLLAEVVTTSTTVGATRSRRAKTTALADLLRGALDPVLAGLVVALLVGVPRQGKIGVGWRLLSELKAPPAPEPGLSLSDVDDYLQRVSEVAGKGSTERRKGLLTELFARATEAEQQFLFRLLVGELRQGALEGVMVDAVAAAYEVPAEAVRRALMLSGDLAATAVAARAGGEPGLAAFRLELGRPVRPMLASPAESLEEAVAELGSSSVEYKLDGARVQVHRDGDEVHVYTRTLREITASVPELVDLVRALPCRSVVLDGETLALTDDGRPRPFQETMSRFGAADPRELLLRPYFFDVLHLDGEDLLDAPLRERLAALEEVAGEHRIPSTVDPTAEEASALLDAALTAGHEGVMVKALDSAYAAGRRGRAWQKVKPVHTLDLVVLAAEWGHGRRTGLLSNLHLGARDPDGGPPIMVGKTFKGLTDELLAWQTKEFQEREVRRDAYTVHLRPELVVEIELDGAQVSPRYPGGVALRFARVLRYRPDKDPSDADTIDAVRALLVGT
- a CDS encoding GuaB1 family IMP dehydrogenase-related protein, which translates into the protein MRFLDGHEPRYDLTYDDVFLVPGRSGVESRFDVDLSTVDGTGATIPIVVANMTAVAGRRMAETVARRGGLVVLPQDVAPEAVAEIVGWVKARHPVWDTPLVLHPHDAVADAVNLLPKRAHHAVVVVDDAHRPVGIVTEESCTGVDRFTRLGEVADSELVTLPLETAPREVFEALHGRSGQLALAVDGDGRLAGALTSVGALRAEIYRPALDGLGRLRVAAAVGVNGDVAAKARELLEAGVDALIVDTAHGHQEKMISALKAVRAVAPDVPVVAGNVVTAEGVRDLVDAGADVIKVGVGPGAMCTTRMMTGVGRPQFSAVAECSAQARRLGRHVWADGGVRHPRDVALALAAGAASVMVGSWFAGTYESPGDLLRDEAGRAYKESFGMASKRAVSARTRSDNAFDRARKALFEEGISTSRMRLDPHRPSVEDLLDSICSGVRSACTYAGAHTLEEFHERAVLGMQSAAGFAEGRPLPSGW
- a CDS encoding PhoH family protein, which encodes MIDTSVLLSDPWAITRFAEHAVVLPLVVVGELEGKRHHPELGWFAREALRLLDELRLRHGRLDTPVPVGEQGGVLHVELNHSDPSVLPPGFRTDSNDARILACALNLAAEGLAVTLVTKDMPLRVKAGAVGLDADEYRAQDVTPSGWTGMADLEVDSATIDALFKESVIDHDDVRDLPCHTGLRLLAGSASALARVTPEKRVRLVRGDREAFGLHGRSAEQRIALDLLLDPDIGIVSLGGRAGTGKSALALCAGLEAVMERRQHRKVVVFRPVYAVGGQELGYLPGSEAEKMQPWAQAVFDTLGALAGKDVIDEVMDRGMLEVLPLTHIRGRSLHDSFVIVDEAQSLERNVLLTVLSRLGAGSRVVLTHDVAQRDNLRVGRYDGIAAVIEKLKGHPLFAHVTLTRSERSPIAALVTDLLEGDIIS
- a CDS encoding DUF4097 family beta strand repeat-containing protein, with amino-acid sequence MARSRGAMTAIAVALGALALVACDTRPQKNGAEPAATTTFQFPGQDLRVHVLDRGDISIERGTERSLEVTRHRTGGAPDRVNRLLLENSDLWLDDGCPESARGICDNRYVLKVPPKVNLVVTVATGDAHVDNVEGGLDLKVDRGDVRVNRAAGALKIAARDGDVSLSALSGAQAEVNAEHGDVWAGFSAPPTKVDFQVARGDVRVELPAGQERYRLDVRPEKGELHSGVDSDAASERSVRVAAGAGDISLSRGHG
- a CDS encoding DUF4288 domain-containing protein; translated protein: MSLMSGTTSYRAIVVLVSSADRAHHRPEYERMDLLLNAASPEEAYDKAELHGKAMGTVTRGPHGPVFWSLLRVLDVRELGSAPADRPRYVVPSVPSHAA